The DNA region TACGTTATTCAAACTTCTTTACATAACTCCATTTCCATTCATTCCGTTCCGAAACTAATCCCGCTTTCACAGGATTGTTTAAAACATATTCAACGATACGAAATAATTCTTTTTCGTCTCGGACAATATGGTCGTAACTTTCGTGTTGCCAAAATGCGCCAGTGCGATTGAGGATTTTATTTGCTTCACGTGCGGTGAATAATTTCAATGAATGTAAAATCGGAGATAAATTGTAAGACAACTTTCCAAAGTTGTCTTTGTAGGACAAGTTTCCAACTTGTCCTTTATCAATAATGGACAATTTAGAAAATTGTCCTACGGTAAACACAATATGCACGTGATTCGGCATTATACAATAACAAATCAAATCATATTTTTTCCCATCGAGGAAATGAATTGTATCGGCAACAATTTTGGCAATGCGCTCATCTTTCAAATACAATTCTCCAGTATTTGCTCTATCCAAATACTCATCAAACTTTGCAAAGTAAAGTTTTCGTTTGTTGTATAATTCTTTGTAAAACAAGTCTCCGACTTGTTTTGTATTACCAGAAGACAATTTAGAAAATTGTCTTACGATTTCCTCTTGTTCTTCCTTCAAACGTATTATTACTTCTCGCGGAAGTGAATTTGCTAAACGAAACGTTACAAAAAACGTTGCGTTGTTTGGCTGGTAGTGCGGAAGATTGCGGCGAAAGTATGTTTTGGTGTTAGGCATATATTTCTTTCACAATTTAGAAAATTGTGTTACTGTAAAACAAGTCTCTGACTTGTTTTGTTGTGCGCAATGTAGCACAAGTTTCTAACTGATGTGTTGTTCGCAATTTGGAAAATTGCGTTACTTCTTCATTATAACCGCCGGAATTTCCAACTCTTTCACAACGCGATTAAACTCAACTAAATCCGTATCAATAACCGATTTGAATTTATGCAGTTGCTCATTCAACCGCGAAGTTAAATCGTTGTACACGTCGTACGCCTGTTTTGTCGGTTTTGCATCGGCGGCGGAAACAACTCCCGTGAGCGATGCAATTTTGTCGTTCAATTTTATCGGATAGTTCAACGCATCTTGTCCGCTTTTTATTTTCACTTGAATAATTTCTTCTTCAATCTTTTTCATTTTCTCGTTCAGCTTTTTTGCGAGCGACGAAATCGAATCTTTCATTTTGTGTTTTTCCATTCGCTTCACTAAATCATTCACTTGACTGCGAATATCACGAATCGCATTTACACATTCGTGTGCCGCTGAAACTGTATCGCGTATCTTCAGCAAGAAATCCAACTGCTCTTTAAATTCATCCTGCGTTGTTGTTACGCGCGGGTCTTTCCAAATTTCAAATTCTTGTTTCCAACTTTTCGCATTCCATTTGAGTCGCACAAAATATTTTCCGGGAATCGCCACTGGTCCTTGCGTTGTTCCGCCCCACATAATTGCGCCGGGAACATCGGTTGCATTTTTGTATTGCATATCCCACACGAAACGATTCATTCCCGAATCAAGCGGCGCGGTTTCTTCATCGTTGCTTCCTTCTTTGCTTTCACTTTCTTTTTTACACACAAATGATTTTATGAGCGAATCGCGTTCATCAAGAAATTCCAACTTCACCGTATCTTTTTCTGAAATTTTATTTTTGAAATAATAATAACACACAACGCCGCGCGGAGGATTTTTTCCAACAGTTGAACCCGGTCTATCAAATCCACCGCCGCCAATCGGATACGTAAATCGCGGCTGATACAAATACACATCAGATTTCGCAACGTCATCATTCAATTGATACAACGGAGTCAAATTATCCAACACCCAAAACGAACGTCCGTGTGTTGCAACAACCAAATCTTTCTCTCTCGCTTGAATTGCAATATCGTGAATCGGCACAACGGGCAAATTGAGTTGCAGCGTTTGCCAATGTTCGCCGTCATCAAACGAAACATACATTCCGCGTTCCGTTCCTGCATAGAGCAAACCTTTGCGATTCTGGTCTTCGCGCACTACGTGGACAAATTCGTTGTCGGGAATCCCGCGCACAATTTTTTTCCAACTCTTTCCGAAATCATTCGTCTTGAAAATGTATGGTTTGAAATCATCCAACTTGTAACGATTCACCGCAACGTACGCCGTTCCATTTTCAAATGCTGATGCATCGAGAATACTAATCATTGACCAATCGGGTAAATCTTTTGGCGTAACGTTGTTCCAATTTTTTCCATCATCTTGCGAAACAAAAATCAAACCGTCATCGCTGCCGCTCCACAAAATACCTTTCTGCGCTTTCGATTCTGCAAACGCAAAAATTGTTCCGTAATATTCAACGCTCGTGTTATCTTTCGTAATCGGTCCGCCGGAAGCATCGAGTTTTGTTGTGTCGTTGCGCGTTAAATCGGGAGAAATAATTTCCCAACTCATTCCTTCGTTTGTGGATTTGAAAACTTTGTTCGCTGTTACATACAAAACTTTCGCGTCATATTTTGAAACAAGAATTGGAAACGTCCATTGAAAGCGATACTTCCAATCTTTCGCTCCGCTCCCCATTGGGTTTTCGGGATACGGAGAAATGTTTTGCTCCTGGTCAATGCGATGGTCGTATTTCGTTAAGTAACCATCGTAACTTCCCGCATACACAACTTCCGGATTACTCCAGTTCGGAACAACAAAACCGCTTTCACCGCCGCCAACACTATACCAATCACGTGTTCCGATTCCAAAACTTGTTGTGCGACTTGCAATTCTTATTGTGGAATTATCCTGCTGTGCGCCGTAAATATTATACGGAAATGCGCTATCAACTGAAACGTGATAAATCTGCGCAGTGGCAATATCGAGTTCTGTCCACGATTGTCCGCCGTTGTACGTAACACACGCGCCGCCATCATTCCCATTGACCATTATACGCGGCTCGTTCGGGTTAATCCACAAGTCATGATTATCGCCGTGCGGAACAGAAATATTTTGCAGCGTTTTTCCTCCATCCATTGATTTGAAAAATTGCACGTTGAGAATGTACACCACGTCAGCATTTTTCGGGTCAGCATAAATGTGCGAATAATACCACGCGCGTTGCCGAATTCTTCTATCGTCATTTATTTTCGTCCAATTTTTTCCTCCGTCTTCCGAACGAAACAAACCGCCTTCATCTGCTTCAACAATTGCCCACACTCTATCACGTTTTGCCTGCGATACAGCAATGCCTATTTTTCCCTTCAAACCTTTGGGCAAACCTTTACTGCTCGAAATTTCTTCCCACGTATCGCCGCCGTTAGTAGATTTCCACAAACTGCTTCCGCCTCCACCGCTCGACATACTCCACGGATTTCTGTACGCTTGCCAAAGTGCGGCATAAATAATTCTCGCATTGTTCGGGTCAATTTCAATATCAACTGCGCCGGTAGAATCATTCTTGAATAATATTTTCTGCCAATTTTTTCCTCCATCGTTGGAACGAAAAACCCCGCGCTCTTTATTCGCACCAAACACATGACCAAACGCGGCAACGTACACCAAATTTTCATCTTTCGGATGCACAACAATTTTTGAAATCGTTTGCGCTTCTGCAAGTCCGGTAAACTTCCACGTTTTTCCCGCGTCATCGGATTTATACATTCCCTCGCCCGGCATAACATTTCCACGAATACACGCTTCACCGGTTCCGGCATAAATTACATTCGGGTCACTTTCTGCAATTGCTAATGCTCCTACAATTCCGACTTTCAAAAATCCATCGGAACAATTGAGCCACGTCGTTCCTCCATCTTCGCTTTTCCAAATTCCACCACCGGTTGCGCCAAAATAAAATGTATTCGGATAATCTTTATGACCTGCAACAGCAATCGAACGTCCGCCGCGAAACGGACCAATTTCTCTCCACCGCATTTTATTGTAGAGCGTAGTGTCGTACACGAAATTATTTTTCTGTGCGAGAAGCGGAGAGCAGAGAGCGAAGAGCAGGGAGCAGAGAGAAAGAAGTTTTGAAAAGAAAATGTTATAGAACATAGTTATTTTTTTTAAAAAGTGATGTAAAGAAAGTTGAAATTAACAACGGAACGGTAACGAGAAAAGACAATTTAATTTTTAAAATTCCAAAAGCGTTCCGTTCTTGATTACATTACGAACATGATTTTCTCCAAAATGGTACATCAGAAATTTATAGTTCGGAATAT from Ignavibacteria bacterium includes:
- a CDS encoding glycosyl hydrolase, which encodes MRWREIGPFRGGRSIAVAGHKDYPNTFYFGATGGGIWKSEDGGTTWLNCSDGFLKVGIVGALAIAESDPNVIYAGTGEACIRGNVMPGEGMYKSDDAGKTWKFTGLAEAQTISKIVVHPKDENLVYVAAFGHVFGANKERGVFRSNDGGKNWQKILFKNDSTGAVDIEIDPNNARIIYAALWQAYRNPWSMSSGGGGSSLWKSTNGGDTWEEISSSKGLPKGLKGKIGIAVSQAKRDRVWAIVEADEGGLFRSEDGGKNWTKINDDRRIRQRAWYYSHIYADPKNADVVYILNVQFFKSMDGGKTLQNISVPHGDNHDLWINPNEPRIMVNGNDGGACVTYNGGQSWTELDIATAQIYHVSVDSAFPYNIYGAQQDNSTIRIASRTTSFGIGTRDWYSVGGGESGFVVPNWSNPEVVYAGSYDGYLTKYDHRIDQEQNISPYPENPMGSGAKDWKYRFQWTFPILVSKYDAKVLYVTANKVFKSTNEGMSWEIISPDLTRNDTTKLDASGGPITKDNTSVEYYGTIFAFAESKAQKGILWSGSDDGLIFVSQDDGKNWNNVTPKDLPDWSMISILDASAFENGTAYVAVNRYKLDDFKPYIFKTNDFGKSWKKIVRGIPDNEFVHVVREDQNRKGLLYAGTERGMYVSFDDGEHWQTLQLNLPVVPIHDIAIQAREKDLVVATHGRSFWVLDNLTPLYQLNDDVAKSDVYLYQPRFTYPIGGGGFDRPGSTVGKNPPRGVVCYYYFKNKISEKDTVKLEFLDERDSLIKSFVCKKESESKEGSNDEETAPLDSGMNRFVWDMQYKNATDVPGAIMWGGTTQGPVAIPGKYFVRLKWNAKSWKQEFEIWKDPRVTTTQDEFKEQLDFLLKIRDTVSAAHECVNAIRDIRSQVNDLVKRMEKHKMKDSISSLAKKLNEKMKKIEEEIIQVKIKSGQDALNYPIKLNDKIASLTGVVSAADAKPTKQAYDVYNDLTSRLNEQLHKFKSVIDTDLVEFNRVVKELEIPAVIMKK